A genomic segment from Polyangium mundeleinium encodes:
- a CDS encoding type VI secretion system Vgr family protein: MGGNLEVTVSSGDVFDVREFTIHQRMSSIFDVTLHAVCENPDVDFDAVVGQPARFLLYSGVGGTQVRFWSGICNDLSQVRVEERGLSTYRLNIVPTLWLLTQRRNHRMFQQVSEPDIVLKVLSEWGIEPELKIDKGAYKKRKYRVQYAESDYAFISRMLEDAGISFYFAQIGDETKLVLSDAPHTNAPRPTISFRDNPTVADREHVTNVRVGQRVRPGKYTMRDHDYRRPPSYKLAASAAAPKVSIEERLERFHYTPGAFLFGVDRGDDTPNADDRGKTRTDEAEATGLAEKRLAAKRSSGNVISFETNVHDLAPGVVVTFADHPRGDLAVGKNLLLVESLLAGTPNGDWHHACEARRTEAPYRPPMTTSKPKAVGVESATVVGPPGEEIHCDEFGRVRVHFHWDRESQMDDKSSCWIHVSHPWGGAGYGGMNIPRVGQEVLVDFLGGDPDRPVIIGRVYTNLQKVPYKLPDNKTQSGWKSNSTTATGGYNELMFEDSAGKELLRMQAERDMNTLVKNDQTTTVRRNRSTFVLANDLEVVTAFQTQVVGLNRTVAVLQSQTHSVSKNIIQTAVEGFAYHKSKQTTFIESDEQIILKVGDNSFIRITPEGIVIQGPKVFINPNEGE, encoded by the coding sequence ATGGGCGGCAACCTCGAGGTCACGGTCAGCTCGGGCGATGTATTCGACGTCCGGGAGTTCACCATTCACCAGCGGATGTCCTCGATTTTCGACGTCACGCTGCACGCCGTGTGTGAAAACCCGGACGTCGATTTCGACGCTGTCGTGGGGCAGCCGGCGCGCTTCCTCCTCTACAGCGGCGTCGGAGGCACCCAGGTCCGCTTCTGGTCGGGCATCTGCAACGATCTCTCGCAGGTCCGCGTCGAGGAGCGGGGGCTCTCGACCTACCGGCTGAACATCGTGCCCACGTTGTGGCTCCTGACGCAGCGGCGCAATCACCGCATGTTCCAGCAGGTCTCGGAGCCGGACATCGTGCTCAAGGTCCTCTCCGAGTGGGGCATCGAGCCCGAGCTCAAGATCGACAAGGGGGCGTACAAGAAACGCAAGTACCGCGTCCAGTACGCCGAGTCGGATTACGCGTTCATCAGCCGCATGCTCGAGGACGCGGGCATCTCTTTCTACTTCGCGCAGATCGGCGACGAGACCAAGCTCGTGCTCTCCGACGCGCCCCACACGAACGCGCCCCGCCCGACGATCTCGTTCCGGGACAACCCCACCGTGGCCGACCGCGAGCACGTGACGAACGTCCGCGTCGGGCAGCGGGTGCGCCCCGGCAAGTACACGATGCGGGACCACGACTATCGCCGCCCGCCCTCGTACAAGCTCGCGGCGAGCGCCGCTGCGCCGAAGGTGAGCATCGAGGAGCGGCTCGAGCGATTCCACTACACGCCGGGCGCATTCCTGTTCGGCGTCGACCGCGGCGACGACACGCCGAACGCGGACGACAGAGGCAAGACGCGCACGGACGAGGCCGAGGCGACCGGGCTCGCCGAAAAACGCCTCGCCGCCAAGCGGAGCAGCGGCAACGTCATTTCCTTCGAGACGAACGTCCATGACCTCGCGCCTGGCGTGGTCGTGACCTTCGCGGATCATCCGCGCGGGGATCTCGCCGTGGGGAAGAACTTGCTGCTCGTCGAATCCCTCCTCGCGGGCACGCCCAATGGCGACTGGCACCACGCGTGCGAGGCGCGCCGCACCGAAGCGCCCTACCGGCCGCCCATGACGACGTCGAAGCCCAAGGCGGTCGGCGTCGAGAGCGCCACCGTGGTGGGCCCGCCCGGCGAGGAGATCCATTGCGACGAGTTCGGTCGCGTCCGGGTCCATTTCCACTGGGACCGCGAGAGCCAGATGGACGACAAGAGCTCCTGCTGGATCCACGTGAGCCACCCCTGGGGCGGCGCGGGGTATGGCGGGATGAACATCCCGCGCGTCGGGCAGGAGGTGCTCGTCGATTTCCTCGGGGGAGATCCCGATCGCCCGGTGATCATCGGTCGCGTCTACACGAACCTCCAGAAGGTCCCGTACAAGCTGCCGGACAACAAGACGCAGAGCGGCTGGAAGAGCAATTCGACCACCGCCACCGGCGGATACAACGAGCTCATGTTCGAGGATTCGGCGGGCAAGGAGCTTCTGCGCATGCAGGCCGAGCGCGACATGAACACGCTCGTCAAGAACGACCAGACCACCACGGTGCGTCGCAACCGCTCGACGTTCGTGCTCGCGAACGACCTCGAGGTCGTCACCGCGTTCCAGACGCAGGTCGTGGGCCTGAACCGGACCGTGGCCGTGCTCCAGAGCCAGACGCACTCCGTCTCGAAGAACATCATCCAGACCGCGGTCGAGGGCTTCGCCTACCACAAATCGAAGCAGACGACGTTCATCGAGAGCGACGAGCAGATCATCCTCAAGGTCGGGGACAATTCCTTCATTCGCATCACCCCCGAGGGCATCGTGATCCAGGGGCCGAAGGTGTTCATCAATCCCAACGAAGGCGAATAG
- a CDS encoding AAA family ATPase, with product MKIKRLLTNGFRGLPDRTFDFTSPRTGAPADMVVLTGPSGSGKTSLLEAILAAKEDVGPYGLKRSPIAFIRPGEAAAKVRVDWVLTQEERARVGATGLELSSESIFAPNLFSSIDHDPSLVALLGEYDVDPGVSKVEYFHASRRIPRGGAPSMATIGIPEGERLARLTRDDAKYALVPQYVAEASLGLHDQGSKRGAERLAEAFAKLCRTRTLAGVEQAGRALVPRFVDARGGVVGPEELSDSERQALLFAVTFLRSGIEGSLVLVDTPELHIPEPEVGAFVAALARIGLDNQLVVATGSPGLVAGNPEALVIPMR from the coding sequence ATGAAGATCAAGCGACTCCTCACGAACGGCTTCCGCGGCTTGCCGGACCGCACGTTCGATTTCACGTCCCCGAGGACCGGCGCGCCGGCCGACATGGTCGTGCTGACGGGGCCCTCGGGGTCGGGCAAGACAAGCCTGCTCGAGGCGATCCTGGCGGCCAAAGAGGACGTGGGGCCCTACGGGCTCAAGCGCTCTCCGATCGCCTTCATCCGCCCTGGCGAGGCCGCGGCGAAGGTACGCGTCGACTGGGTGCTCACGCAGGAGGAGCGGGCGCGCGTCGGCGCGACGGGCCTCGAGCTGTCCAGCGAGTCGATCTTCGCGCCGAACCTCTTCTCGTCCATCGATCACGATCCCTCGCTCGTCGCGCTCCTCGGCGAATACGACGTCGATCCCGGCGTGAGCAAGGTGGAGTATTTCCACGCGAGCCGCCGCATCCCGCGCGGGGGCGCGCCCAGCATGGCCACGATCGGCATCCCCGAGGGCGAGCGGCTCGCGCGGCTCACGCGGGACGACGCCAAGTACGCGCTCGTCCCGCAGTACGTCGCCGAGGCGAGCCTCGGCCTTCACGACCAGGGCAGCAAGCGTGGCGCCGAGCGGCTCGCGGAGGCATTCGCGAAGCTCTGCCGGACCCGGACGCTCGCGGGGGTCGAGCAGGCCGGACGAGCGCTCGTGCCGCGCTTCGTCGACGCGCGCGGCGGGGTCGTCGGCCCGGAGGAGCTCTCCGACAGCGAGCGACAGGCGTTGCTCTTCGCGGTGACGTTTCTGCGCTCCGGGATCGAGGGCTCGCTCGTCCTCGTCGACACGCCGGAGCTGCACATCCCCGAGCCCGAGGTCGGCGCGTTCGTCGCGGCGCTCGCGCGGATCGGGCTCGACAACCAGCTCGTCGTCGCGACCGGATCGCCGGGGCTCGTCGCGGGCAACCCGGAAGCGCTCGTCATTCCGATGCGGTGA
- a CDS encoding DcrB-related protein: MRTYHTDELLFDVPDEWSDRSVNIFVSAPGDRVPFNVVVTRDQLGDAELRPFVLGKLKEISKSVPKLNILGQRERMVGPLSGLEARLQWPMQGGTMYQHQVYVPYYGEVLIFTASSLVKLAPQCDAYLEQMLSGIKFRKQ; encoded by the coding sequence GTGCGCACGTACCATACGGACGAGCTGCTCTTCGACGTGCCGGACGAATGGAGCGACCGCTCCGTGAACATCTTCGTCAGCGCGCCCGGCGACCGCGTCCCCTTCAACGTCGTGGTCACGCGGGACCAGCTCGGGGACGCGGAGCTCCGGCCCTTCGTGCTCGGGAAGCTCAAGGAGATCTCCAAGAGCGTGCCCAAGCTCAACATCCTCGGCCAGCGGGAGCGCATGGTGGGCCCTCTCTCGGGGCTCGAAGCCCGCCTGCAATGGCCCATGCAAGGCGGGACGATGTACCAGCACCAGGTCTACGTGCCTTATTATGGCGAGGTCCTGATCTTCACCGCGTCGAGCCTCGTGAAGCTCGCGCCCCAGTGTGACGCTTATCTCGAGCAGATGCTCTCCGGCATCAAGTTCCGAAAACAATGA
- a CDS encoding DcrB-related protein, with product MSEYTIDQAVFSLPSGWFDRSLNVLGPEPSVDEFKVLVSRADQNGRALDDFVSSQVKDLSQRMPWFEEKGRDECMVAGMRALSVRSTFRDGKSEMFQQQVTLVVRGKFVTFTAASLARVEEACSKELARLLATVRVRPILDEGR from the coding sequence ATGAGCGAGTACACGATCGACCAGGCGGTCTTTTCGCTGCCGAGCGGGTGGTTCGACCGCTCCTTGAACGTGCTCGGGCCCGAGCCGAGCGTGGACGAGTTCAAGGTGCTCGTCTCCCGCGCGGATCAAAATGGGCGCGCGCTCGACGATTTCGTGAGCAGCCAGGTCAAGGACCTCTCGCAACGCATGCCGTGGTTCGAGGAGAAGGGCCGGGACGAGTGCATGGTCGCGGGCATGCGGGCGCTCTCGGTTCGCTCGACGTTCCGCGACGGGAAGTCCGAGATGTTCCAGCAGCAGGTCACGCTCGTCGTGCGGGGGAAATTCGTCACCTTCACGGCCGCGAGCCTGGCGCGCGTCGAGGAGGCTTGTTCGAAGGAGCTCGCGCGATTGCTCGCGACCGTGAGGGTGAGGCCCATTCTGGACGAAGGGCGCTGA